The Pseudomonas sp. FP198 genomic interval ATGATCAAACTCTTCAGTTCAAACATCTTTGGGTTTTGAGAAAACCCTAAACTTGGCTCAGCAATCGTTGGTTACATCTTTGATTTCTCGCGGAGTAACTTGTGATGCTGATAATCTGTTGACTAGCAGTCTGACTCCACAAGCACCCACACGAATTGCTTGATTCAGTTGTTAAAGAGCGGTGGGTTGAGCCTTTCGTCTCAACCGAGGCGCGCATTCTACAGCGCCCCGTGTATCTGTCAAGCGGTTATTTTAAGAAGTTTTCAAAGTTTCGCTTGGAAATCCTTAACAACTTCAACCACTTGCGCTTCCGATCTCTCGTTAGCGGGAGGCGAATTCTACAGCGTTAGTCGCTGCTGTCAACACCTCTTTTTTACCGCTTTCGACCGAGAGGATCGAACCGTCGACAGCCCCATCAAACCGGCCTGCCTACTCTTCCGCGCTTCGATGACCTGAAGCCGCACACTTTCGAAACCTACTTAACTCATTGAAACTCAAGGAGTTTTCCGTTTCGACTGCGCCGGAAGTGGGGCGAATTATAGACATCCAGAATTTGCCGTCAACCGTTATTTTCACAATTCTGTCATATCGGTCAAAAAGCCCTGTAATACAAAGGCCGGTGCCCAAGGGCACCGGCCTTCTTATTACGTCAATTACAGGCTGGGGAATGCAAACTGCGAAGCCTCGTGGCTGGCACGCTGCGGCCAGCGCTGGGTAATGGCCTTGCGACGGGTATAAAAACGCACCCCGTCCGGACCGTAGGCATGCAGGTCGCCAAACAGTGAACGCTTCCAACCGCCAAAGCTGTGATAGGCAACAGGCACCGGCAATGGAACGTTTACACCGACCATCCCGACTTCGATCTCATCGCAGAACAACCGTGCCGCCTCCCCGTCGCGGGTAAAGATACAAGTACCGTTGCCATACTCGTGATCATTGATCAGTTGCATCGCCTCTTCCAGGCTGTTGACCCGGACGATACACAGCACCGGCCCAAAGATTTCCTCCTTATAGATACGCATCTCGGGCGTTACGCGATCAAACAGGCAACCGCCCAGGAAAAACCCTTCTTCATGCCCAGCCACACTCAAGCCGCGACCGTCGACAATCAGCGAGGCGCCTGCCGCCACACCCTCTTCTATATAGCCGCTGACTTTGTCCCGATGCTGGCCGGTCACCAACGGCCCCATGTCCAAACCGCAAGACGTACCGGCACCGATTTTCAGCGCCTGGATCTGCGGCACCAACTTGGCCACCAGCGCATCCGCCACCTGATCACCGACACACACCGCCACCGAAATTGCCATGCAACGCTCACCGCATGAACCGTAAGCTGCACCCATCAGCGCGCTGACGGCATTGTCCAGGTCGGCATCCGGCATCAACACCGCATGGTTCTTGGCACCGCCTAGCGCCTGAACGCGTTTGCCGCGACGTGTACCTTCGGCATAGATGTACTCGGCAATCGGCGTCGAGCCAACAAAACTCAGCGCCTTCACTTCCGGCGCTTCGATCAGTGCATCCACGGCTGCCTTGTCGCCATGGACCACACTCAACACCCCCCTGGGCAGACCGGCTTCCAGCAGCAGCTGGGCGATCAGCAGCGTCGAACTCGGATCACGCTCGGATGGCTTGAGGATGAAGCAGTTGCCGCAGACGATCGCCAGCGGATACATCCACAGCGGCACCATCGCCGGGAAGTTGAACGGCGTAATGCCTGCCACCACGCCCAACGGTTGAAAGTCTGACCAGGCGTCGATGTTCGGTCCTACGTTACGGCTGTATTCGCCCTTCAGTATTTCCGGCGCCGCACAGGCAAACTCGACGTTTTCGATACCGCGCTTGAGCTCACCGGCGGCGTCTTCGAGGGTCTTGCCATGTTCTTCGCTGATCAACTGGGCAATGCGCGACTCGTTCTGCTCCAGCAACTGCTTGAAACGAAACATCACCTGGGCACGCTTGGCCGGCGGCGTGTTGCGCCAGGCCGGGAAAGCAGCCTTGGCGGCATCGATGGCCTGCTGGACAGTTGCGCGATCCGCCAGCGGAACCTTGTGGATCGCTTGCCCGGTGGATGGGTTGAACACGTCGGCCGTGCGTGCGTTGTCGCTCAGCAATTCGCCATTGATCAGATGCGGGATGAGGCTCATGGGGACTCCAGACAATTCGCTCGCCAGACGCTCTTGAACGAGCGTCTCTATATAAGAAAGAAATCAGTCGATTTTATTCAGCACGTCACCGACCGCATCGAACAGACGATCCAGATCCTGCGGCTTGCTGTTGAACGTTGGCCCGAACTGCAGGGTGTCGCCGCCGAATCGCACATAGAACCCGGCTTTCCACAGGGCCATCCCGGCCTCGAACGGACGCACGATGGCGTCGCCGTCGCGCGGGGCAATCTGGATCGCCCCGGCCAGGCCGAAGTTGCGAATGTCGATGACGTTCTTCGAGCCTTTCAATCCATGCAAGGCATTCTCTAAATGCGGCGCGACCTCGGCCACGCTTTGCACCAGGTTTTCCTTCTGCAACAGATCCAGTGCCGCCAGGCCAGCCGCACAGGCCACCGGGTGCGCCGAATAGGTATAGCCGTGGGGAAACTCCACCGCATATTCGGGCGTCGGCTGGTTCATGAACGTCTGGTAGATTTCCGAACTGGCAATCACCGCGCCCATGGGGATGGCGCCGTTGGTGACCTGCTTGGCAATGCACATCAGGTCCGGAACCACGCCAAAGCTATCCGCGCCGAACATCGAGCCGGTGCGACCGAAACCGGTAATGACCTCGTCAAACACCAGCAGGATGTTGTGCTGGTCGCAGATCTGCCGCAGACGCGTGAGATATCCCTCAGGCGGGACCAGGACCCCGGCGGATCCGGCCATCGGCTCGACAAATACGGCCGCAATGTTGGACGCGTCGTGCAGCTCGATCAATTTCAGCAGCTCATCGGCCAAGGCGATGCCACCTTCCTTCGGCATGCCACGGGAATAGGCATTGCTGGCCAGCAAGGTGTGGGGTAGATGATCGACGTCCATCATGGCCTGGCCGAACAATTTACGGTTGCCACTGACGCCGCCCAGGCTGGTGCCGGCGATGTTCACGCCGTGATAACCACGGGCACGGCCGATCATCTTGGTCTTGGTGGCCTGCCCCTTGAGGCGCCAGTAGGCACGGACCATCTTCACTGCCGTATCGGCGCACTCGGAACCGGAGT includes:
- a CDS encoding CoA-acylating methylmalonate-semialdehyde dehydrogenase — protein: MSLIPHLINGELLSDNARTADVFNPSTGQAIHKVPLADRATVQQAIDAAKAAFPAWRNTPPAKRAQVMFRFKQLLEQNESRIAQLISEEHGKTLEDAAGELKRGIENVEFACAAPEILKGEYSRNVGPNIDAWSDFQPLGVVAGITPFNFPAMVPLWMYPLAIVCGNCFILKPSERDPSSTLLIAQLLLEAGLPRGVLSVVHGDKAAVDALIEAPEVKALSFVGSTPIAEYIYAEGTRRGKRVQALGGAKNHAVLMPDADLDNAVSALMGAAYGSCGERCMAISVAVCVGDQVADALVAKLVPQIQALKIGAGTSCGLDMGPLVTGQHRDKVSGYIEEGVAAGASLIVDGRGLSVAGHEEGFFLGGCLFDRVTPEMRIYKEEIFGPVLCIVRVNSLEEAMQLINDHEYGNGTCIFTRDGEAARLFCDEIEVGMVGVNVPLPVPVAYHSFGGWKRSLFGDLHAYGPDGVRFYTRRKAITQRWPQRASHEASQFAFPSL
- a CDS encoding aspartate aminotransferase family protein — translated: MNMPEHAVGSLASQLKLDAHWMPYTANRNFQRDPRLIVAAEGSWLTDDKGRKVYDSLSGLWTCGAGHTRKEIQEAVAKQLGTLDYSPGFQYGHPLSFQLAEKITSLTPGNLNHVFFTDSGSECADTAVKMVRAYWRLKGQATKTKMIGRARGYHGVNIAGTSLGGVSGNRKLFGQAMMDVDHLPHTLLASNAYSRGMPKEGGIALADELLKLIELHDASNIAAVFVEPMAGSAGVLVPPEGYLTRLRQICDQHNILLVFDEVITGFGRTGSMFGADSFGVVPDLMCIAKQVTNGAIPMGAVIASSEIYQTFMNQPTPEYAVEFPHGYTYSAHPVACAAGLAALDLLQKENLVQSVAEVAPHLENALHGLKGSKNVIDIRNFGLAGAIQIAPRDGDAIVRPFEAGMALWKAGFYVRFGGDTLQFGPTFNSKPQDLDRLFDAVGDVLNKID